In a genomic window of Virgibacillus sp. SK37:
- the gltB gene encoding glutamate synthase large subunit — protein sequence MHYNQIPKAQGLYNPTFEHDACGIGLYAHIHGVPNHDIVTKGLHLLCQLNHRGGSADETLGDGAGLLVQIPDIYFRKECPEMNLPEPGRYGVGMIFFSNDMDHEEWENEINSLIRQEGQEVLGWRTVPVHVKDIGIEAQKSCPTIRQLFIGADVALKDNMDFERKLYVIRKQIEKLAVEQGGHIYFSSLSSKTIVYKGLLQPEQLNSFYTDLQDPDFESAFALVHSRFSTNTFPSWERAQPNRYLMHNGEINTLQGNMNWMRAREKQFVSEAFGEDLEKVLPVLDTDGSDSAMLDNALEFLILAGRKPSHVAMMLIPEPWENHPDMSDDKRAFYEYHSSLMEPWDGPTSIAFTDGKQIGAVLDRNGLRPARYYVTKDDYLIYSSEVGVIEVEEDQVLYKDRLSPGKMLLLDMEDGRIISDEEIKEELIDAKPYEAWLDKQQVMLPNKVEQFERNPLNNLVKRQKAFGYTYEDVHKYLIPLVTEERDPIGAMGNDVPLAVLSDHPQSLFAYFKQLFAQVTNPPIDAYREQVVTSTITMLGPVGNILHDDEKICRRLKLTTPVLSNRQFRLLQLNHYEGFESRTIDILFHENLELALEQLFEKAEKLIAEGVHILILSDRNMDENNAVIPVLLAVSALHQHLVRQGNRMKVSIIAETGEAREVHHFAALIGYGADAINPYLAYATLNKAIEENHLQLSYKHVINVYINSITEGIVKVMSKMGISTIQSYRGAQTFEAIGISKTVIDHYFTGTASQLGGIGLDTIAKEAWMRHKLAYENNLDTSLDAGSDFQWRKMGEHHAFNPKTIHTLQWACRRGDYELFKQYSHAANEERLNFLRNLLDFKDRESIPVEEVEPVSSIVKRFKTGAMSFGSLSKEAHETLAIAMNRIGGKSNSGEGGEDPKRYAPDANGDLRRSAIKQIASGRFGVKSHYLIHADELQIKMAQGAKPGEGGQLPGNKVYPWVADVRGSTPGVGLISPPPHHDIYSIEDLAQLIYDLKNANREARISVKLVAKSGIGTIAAGVAKGKADVISVSGYDGGTGASPRTSIKHTGLPWELGLAETHQTLMLNNLRERVVLETDGKLMTGKDVVMAALLGAEEFGFATAPLVVLGCVMMRVCHKDTCPVGIATQNPELREKFMGNADHVVNFMHYIAQEVREIMAMLGFRTMEEMIGRTDILTICERAKAHWKAKDLDLSTLIYRVDGGRTCQTKQDHQLQRSLDESAILPVVMSIIEQNEKVNITYNIKNTHRAVGTITGSEITKRYGEEGMVEDAITLRFNGSAGQSFGAYVPKGMTLRLTGDANDYVGKGLSGGKIIISSPPEAKSAESGNIIIGNVALYGATSGEAYINGYAGERFAVRNSGANAVVEGIGDHGCEYMTGGRVVILGDVGKNFAAGMSGGIAYILTEDPEKFDVLCNKEMVAIETVSDPMELEEVKRLIQNHYHYTASQKARFVLSHWNGSMQKLVKVIPRDFRHMQEQIQTYKNAGMSDREAALHAFELKKKNAVGNQNLKTSTVVPL from the coding sequence GTGCATTATAATCAGATACCGAAAGCGCAGGGTTTGTATAATCCAACCTTCGAACATGATGCATGTGGCATTGGCTTGTACGCACATATTCATGGTGTTCCGAATCATGACATCGTAACAAAAGGCCTTCATTTGCTTTGCCAACTTAATCATCGGGGTGGAAGTGCTGATGAAACTTTAGGAGATGGAGCGGGATTACTAGTGCAGATCCCTGATATCTATTTTCGTAAGGAATGTCCTGAAATGAATTTGCCCGAGCCAGGACGTTATGGTGTTGGGATGATTTTTTTCTCTAATGATATGGATCATGAGGAATGGGAAAATGAAATTAACTCACTTATCAGGCAGGAAGGTCAGGAGGTACTAGGCTGGAGAACAGTGCCTGTCCATGTTAAAGATATTGGAATCGAAGCACAAAAAAGCTGTCCAACTATTCGCCAACTATTTATTGGAGCAGATGTTGCTCTTAAGGATAATATGGATTTTGAACGGAAATTATATGTGATCCGTAAGCAGATTGAGAAATTGGCAGTTGAGCAGGGTGGGCATATTTATTTTTCCAGCCTCTCAAGCAAGACAATTGTTTATAAAGGCTTGTTACAGCCTGAACAACTGAATTCCTTTTACACAGATTTACAGGATCCGGATTTTGAATCTGCCTTTGCGCTCGTTCATTCCCGCTTTAGTACCAATACATTTCCAAGCTGGGAAAGGGCACAGCCAAATCGGTATTTAATGCATAATGGAGAAATTAATACATTACAGGGAAATATGAATTGGATGCGGGCACGTGAGAAACAATTTGTATCCGAAGCGTTTGGTGAAGATTTAGAGAAAGTACTTCCTGTCCTGGATACAGATGGAAGTGACTCTGCCATGTTGGATAATGCACTGGAATTCTTAATTCTCGCAGGTCGGAAGCCGTCACATGTAGCTATGATGCTTATACCGGAACCGTGGGAGAACCACCCGGATATGTCAGATGATAAAAGGGCTTTTTATGAATACCATAGCTCTCTGATGGAACCATGGGACGGCCCGACGTCTATTGCCTTTACCGATGGAAAGCAGATTGGTGCTGTATTAGATCGGAATGGGCTCAGACCCGCACGATATTACGTTACAAAGGATGACTATTTGATCTATTCCTCGGAAGTGGGCGTTATTGAAGTGGAAGAGGATCAAGTTCTTTATAAAGACCGACTAAGCCCGGGGAAAATGCTGCTACTCGATATGGAAGATGGGCGAATTATTTCAGATGAAGAGATAAAAGAAGAATTAATAGATGCAAAGCCGTACGAAGCATGGCTGGATAAACAGCAGGTGATGCTACCGAACAAGGTGGAGCAATTCGAAAGGAACCCATTAAATAATTTGGTGAAAAGACAGAAGGCATTTGGTTATACGTACGAAGATGTTCACAAGTATTTAATCCCATTAGTAACAGAAGAAAGAGATCCCATTGGGGCGATGGGAAATGATGTTCCATTAGCGGTTTTATCCGATCACCCTCAATCCTTATTTGCTTATTTTAAACAATTATTTGCTCAAGTTACCAACCCTCCCATTGATGCTTATCGCGAGCAAGTGGTCACTTCAACCATAACAATGCTTGGTCCAGTTGGAAACATTCTCCACGATGATGAAAAAATTTGCCGCAGATTGAAGCTTACTACACCTGTATTATCCAATCGTCAATTCCGTTTACTACAGTTGAACCACTATGAAGGTTTTGAGTCCCGTACCATTGATATATTATTCCATGAGAATTTGGAGCTTGCCTTGGAGCAGCTGTTCGAGAAAGCGGAAAAGCTAATTGCAGAGGGTGTGCATATTCTCATCCTCTCCGATCGGAACATGGATGAAAATAATGCAGTGATTCCTGTTCTGCTCGCGGTAAGTGCCCTGCATCAGCATCTCGTTCGTCAGGGTAATCGGATGAAGGTAAGTATTATTGCTGAAACAGGAGAAGCCAGAGAAGTACATCATTTTGCAGCACTTATCGGTTATGGTGCGGATGCGATTAATCCTTACCTCGCATATGCAACATTAAATAAAGCAATTGAAGAGAACCATCTGCAACTGAGTTATAAACACGTGATCAATGTTTATATAAATAGTATTACAGAAGGCATTGTCAAAGTAATGTCCAAAATGGGTATTTCCACAATTCAAAGTTATCGGGGAGCGCAAACGTTCGAAGCGATCGGCATTAGTAAAACAGTTATTGATCATTATTTTACAGGTACAGCTTCTCAGCTTGGTGGTATTGGACTGGATACAATCGCTAAAGAAGCTTGGATGCGTCATAAACTAGCTTATGAAAATAATTTGGACACTTCGTTGGATGCAGGGAGTGATTTTCAATGGAGAAAGATGGGAGAGCATCATGCGTTTAATCCGAAAACCATTCATACACTTCAATGGGCGTGCCGCCGAGGTGATTATGAACTCTTTAAACAATACTCCCACGCAGCCAATGAAGAGCGACTGAATTTTTTGCGGAATTTACTTGATTTTAAGGACAGGGAATCCATTCCTGTAGAAGAAGTCGAACCAGTTAGCTCTATTGTTAAACGATTTAAAACGGGGGCAATGTCTTTTGGTTCGTTAAGTAAAGAAGCACATGAAACATTAGCGATTGCTATGAATCGAATTGGAGGAAAAAGCAACAGCGGTGAAGGTGGAGAAGATCCGAAGCGTTATGCCCCTGATGCAAATGGAGATTTACGGAGGAGTGCCATTAAACAGATTGCATCCGGACGATTTGGTGTAAAAAGTCACTATTTAATTCATGCAGATGAACTCCAGATAAAGATGGCCCAGGGGGCAAAACCTGGAGAAGGAGGACAGCTGCCTGGGAATAAGGTGTATCCATGGGTAGCTGATGTGCGTGGATCAACCCCGGGTGTTGGACTCATTTCACCACCACCCCATCATGATATTTACTCGATTGAGGACCTGGCGCAATTAATTTATGATTTAAAAAATGCCAATCGGGAGGCACGTATCAGTGTGAAACTCGTTGCTAAATCAGGTATTGGTACGATTGCGGCAGGTGTTGCTAAAGGAAAAGCGGATGTTATTTCCGTAAGTGGCTATGACGGAGGTACAGGCGCTTCACCGAGAACGAGCATTAAGCATACCGGACTTCCATGGGAACTGGGTCTTGCTGAAACCCATCAAACGCTAATGTTAAATAACTTGCGCGAACGAGTGGTTTTGGAAACCGATGGCAAGTTAATGACCGGAAAAGATGTGGTGATGGCTGCATTGCTTGGTGCTGAAGAATTTGGGTTTGCAACAGCACCACTTGTTGTCCTTGGATGTGTCATGATGCGGGTATGTCATAAAGACACTTGCCCCGTCGGAATTGCTACCCAGAATCCCGAGTTGAGGGAAAAATTTATGGGAAATGCGGATCATGTTGTCAACTTCATGCATTATATTGCACAGGAAGTCAGGGAAATAATGGCGATGCTAGGATTTCGGACGATGGAAGAAATGATTGGCCGGACAGACATATTGACGATCTGTGAACGGGCTAAAGCGCATTGGAAAGCAAAGGACCTGGACTTGTCTACATTGATTTACCGTGTGGATGGGGGAAGAACCTGCCAAACCAAGCAGGATCATCAGCTTCAGCGCTCTCTAGATGAAAGTGCTATATTACCGGTGGTTATGTCGATCATTGAACAAAATGAAAAAGTGAATATCACCTATAACATTAAAAATACACATCGTGCCGTTGGAACTATTACAGGCAGTGAGATTACGAAGCGCTATGGGGAAGAAGGGATGGTTGAAGATGCGATCACATTACGGTTCAACGGTTCAGCAGGTCAAAGCTTTGGTGCCTATGTACCTAAAGGCATGACTCTCCGTTTGACAGGAGACGCCAATGATTATGTTGGAAAAGGACTTTCTGGCGGAAAAATAATTATTTCTTCCCCACCGGAAGCAAAGTCTGCTGAATCAGGCAATATCATTATCGGCAATGTTGCTCTTTATGGAGCAACATCTGGAGAGGCTTATATTAACGGATATGCTGGTGAACGGTTTGCAGTTCGTAATAGTGGTGCAAATGCAGTGGTTGAAGGAATAGGTGATCATGGCTGTGAATATATGACAGGAGGTCGTGTTGTCATACTGGGAGATGTAGGAAAAAACTTTGCTGCAGGTATGTCTGGTGGTATTGCTTATATTCTTACAGAGGATCCGGAGAAATTTGATGTGTTATGTAATAAAGAGATGGTTGCCATTGAGACAGTGTCAGACCCAATGGAGTTGGAAGAAGTAAAACGATTAATTCAAAATCATTATCACTACACTGCTAGTCAAAAAGCCCGTTTCGTTCTGTCTCATTGGAATGGATCCATGCAGAAATTAGTGAAAGTGATACCGAGAGATTTCCGGCATATGCAAGAACAAATACAAACATATAAGAATGCTGGGATGAGTGATAGAGAAGCAGCGTTGCATGCGTTTGAATTAAAAAAGAAGAATGCAGTTGGTAATCAGAATTTAAAAACGTCTACCGTTGTTCCATTATAA
- a CDS encoding LysR family transcriptional regulator: MELRQLRYFMEVAEREHVSEAAVHLHVAQSAISRQITNLEKELGVDLFEREGRNIKLSQIGKTFYTHTKLAMQAIEHAKKQIDDFLDPERGIIKIGFPTSLSTHLVPSVISAFKEAHPNIKFHLRQGSYHFLIDSVKKGEMGVAFLGPLPKSEPEIASHILFTESILALLPINHPLAERDSLYLSDLKKDDFVSFPNGYILKKMMLDTCKQAGFTPTVSAEGEDLDAIKGLVSAGIGVTLLPESTFHESIPRMTVKIPLEIPEVRRTVGIIKPKERTLAPSEELFYSFVKQFYSRLQGFQ; encoded by the coding sequence ATGGAATTACGCCAATTACGTTATTTTATGGAAGTGGCGGAACGGGAACATGTTTCGGAGGCGGCTGTCCATTTACATGTTGCACAGTCGGCGATAAGCAGACAAATTACCAACTTGGAAAAAGAGCTTGGTGTGGATTTGTTCGAACGGGAAGGCAGAAATATTAAATTAAGCCAGATTGGGAAAACTTTTTATACACATACAAAGCTTGCTATGCAGGCCATTGAACATGCTAAAAAACAAATTGATGACTTTCTGGACCCTGAGCGTGGGATCATCAAGATCGGCTTCCCAACAAGCTTGTCCACACATCTCGTGCCAAGTGTTATTTCTGCTTTTAAGGAGGCACACCCGAATATCAAGTTTCATCTACGCCAGGGTTCCTATCATTTTCTAATTGATTCCGTAAAAAAAGGAGAGATGGGTGTAGCATTCCTTGGACCCCTGCCAAAGAGTGAACCGGAAATAGCTTCCCATATTTTATTTACTGAAAGCATCCTAGCATTACTTCCTATAAATCACCCGTTAGCAGAAAGAGATAGCCTTTACCTTAGCGACTTAAAAAAAGATGACTTTGTCAGTTTTCCTAATGGGTACATCCTGAAAAAAATGATGTTGGACACGTGCAAGCAAGCAGGTTTTACACCAACTGTTTCTGCAGAGGGAGAAGACCTTGATGCAATTAAGGGTCTCGTCTCCGCAGGCATTGGAGTCACCCTTTTACCAGAGAGCACCTTTCACGAATCCATCCCAAGAATGACAGTTAAGATTCCTCTGGAAATTCCGGAGGTTCGCCGCACAGTTGGAATCATTAAACCAAAAGAAAGAACACTTGCACCATCCGAAGAGTTGTTTTACAGCTTCGTGAAACAATTTTATTCAAGGCTGCAGGGTTTCCAATAA
- the asnB gene encoding asparagine synthase (glutamine-hydrolyzing), translated as MCGITGIVHWKKDVRKEKPTVQRMADTLTSRGPDDSQVWACKNAAFGHKRLAVVDLEGGKQPMHKEKDTITYTLVYNGELYNTEELRKELSGKGHAFTTSSDTEVLLASYLEWKEDCVNYLNGIYAFGVWDPDRKQLFMARDRLGVKPLFYSENDESFIFGSELKAILAHDAVTAEVDVTGLAEIFGLGPSRTPGHGIFKGLKELRPGHALTFSTNGLDVWRYWNVKSHAHTDTVEETAEKVRRLFVNAVERQLVADVPISTFLSGGLDSSAITAIAANYFAANDKGILSTFSVDFEGSDKYFQKSKFQPSSDHAWIEKVVDQFSTNQNHVVISGTELANALKKSVELRDQPGMADIDSSLLLLCRKIKEHTTVSLSGECADEIFGGYPWFHNISDQEETFPWMKSLDSRIDLLRPEWQKKLNLKSYVMDRYQETIQETPRLAGESEEDAQRRELFYLNMHWFMAQLLDRKDRMSMGASLEVRVPFADHKLVEYVWNIPWEIKNLHGREKGILRKALEGLLPDDVLYRKKSPYPKTFHPEYTRQVVLWMKEILADPNSRLFEFIKRERVEALVESEGKEFTEPWYGQLMTGPQLIAHLCQIDYWLRVYNVKVSE; from the coding sequence TTGTGCGGAATCACTGGCATCGTTCATTGGAAAAAGGATGTTCGGAAGGAAAAACCAACAGTTCAAAGAATGGCAGATACGTTGACTTCAAGGGGACCGGATGATTCACAAGTGTGGGCATGTAAAAACGCTGCCTTTGGGCATAAACGACTTGCCGTTGTCGACCTTGAAGGCGGGAAGCAGCCAATGCACAAGGAAAAGGATACCATTACTTATACACTTGTATACAATGGAGAATTATATAACACAGAGGAATTAAGAAAGGAATTATCAGGCAAGGGCCATGCTTTTACAACTTCATCCGACACAGAGGTTCTACTCGCTTCCTATCTCGAGTGGAAAGAAGATTGTGTCAACTACTTAAATGGGATCTATGCTTTTGGGGTCTGGGATCCGGATAGAAAACAACTCTTCATGGCTAGAGATCGACTTGGTGTTAAACCATTATTTTACTCAGAAAACGATGAAAGCTTTATTTTCGGTTCAGAATTAAAAGCCATTTTAGCCCATGATGCTGTTACTGCTGAGGTCGATGTTACTGGCCTTGCAGAGATATTCGGTTTAGGACCATCAAGAACACCGGGCCACGGAATCTTCAAAGGGTTGAAGGAACTTCGCCCTGGTCATGCATTAACCTTTTCCACAAATGGGTTAGATGTCTGGCGATACTGGAATGTGAAAAGTCATGCACACACGGACACCGTAGAAGAAACAGCAGAAAAAGTTAGACGTTTATTTGTCAATGCTGTTGAACGTCAGTTAGTTGCAGATGTTCCAATATCCACTTTCTTATCTGGTGGATTAGACTCAAGCGCAATCACCGCAATTGCGGCAAATTATTTTGCAGCAAACGACAAAGGCATATTATCAACTTTTTCGGTGGATTTCGAAGGTAGCGACAAATATTTTCAAAAGAGTAAATTCCAGCCCTCTAGTGATCATGCTTGGATCGAAAAAGTTGTTGACCAATTTTCTACCAACCAAAACCATGTTGTAATATCCGGAACGGAACTGGCAAATGCGTTAAAGAAATCTGTGGAGCTCCGAGATCAACCTGGGATGGCAGATATTGATTCTTCCTTATTATTGCTCTGCCGAAAAATCAAGGAACATACAACCGTTAGTTTGTCAGGAGAATGTGCCGACGAAATTTTTGGAGGCTATCCTTGGTTTCACAACATAAGCGATCAAGAAGAGACTTTCCCATGGATGAAATCATTAGATTCAAGGATCGATTTACTACGCCCAGAATGGCAAAAGAAGCTAAATCTCAAATCCTATGTCATGGATCGTTATCAAGAAACCATTCAGGAGACACCACGTTTAGCTGGAGAAAGCGAAGAAGACGCCCAGCGAAGAGAATTGTTCTACTTAAACATGCATTGGTTTATGGCACAATTATTAGATCGCAAGGATCGAATGAGTATGGGTGCCAGCCTGGAGGTTAGAGTTCCATTCGCAGACCATAAATTGGTGGAATATGTTTGGAATATCCCATGGGAAATAAAGAACTTGCATGGCAGAGAGAAAGGAATTCTTCGTAAAGCATTGGAAGGACTTTTGCCTGACGATGTTTTATATCGAAAGAAAAGTCCTTATCCGAAAACCTTCCACCCTGAATATACCCGTCAAGTTGTCCTGTGGATGAAAGAAATACTTGCAGACCCCAACTCCAGATTATTTGAGTTTATCAAACGGGAGCGAGTTGAAGCTCTCGTTGAAAGCGAAGGGAAAGAATTCACAGAACCCTGGTATGGACAGCTCATGACTGGCCCACAGCTCATTGCTCATTTATGCCAAATTGATTACTGGCTAAGAGTTTATAATGTCAAAGTTAGTGAATAG
- a CDS encoding FAD-dependent oxidoreductase: MKVAVIGCTHAGTAAINNILKLYPQAEIDVFEKNDNVSFLSCGIALYVGGVVNDANGLFYASVEQFEKQGVRMHMNHEVTSCDVSKKQLVAKDMKTNEITAVDYDKLIITSGSWPVTPPIPGSNLENVLLCKNFAHANEIIARSASVENVVVVGAGYIGVELVEAFEQNGKNVTLIDSEERILNRYLDEGFTAPVEKSFEQRGITLALGQTVSEFAGTDVVEKVITDQGEYKADLVVMCIGFRPNTQLFNGQIDMLGNGAIVVNEYMQTSVADVYAAGDCCAVNYNATKQPAYIPLATNAVRMGTLVAHNLVKPVLAHPGTQGTSGLKIYNHNIASTGLTERAAEMSGLSVDSAYIEDTCRPEFMPENALIQLKLVYETDTHRIVGAQVISDTDFTQAINTISVCIANNMTIEQLALTDFFFQPHFNKPVNYLNQVALEAMAKENAKAAEELSKEHAVLV; the protein is encoded by the coding sequence ATGAAAGTAGCGGTAATTGGATGTACTCACGCTGGAACTGCAGCGATTAATAATATATTGAAGCTTTATCCTCAGGCGGAAATTGATGTTTTTGAAAAAAATGATAATGTTTCTTTCTTGTCCTGTGGGATTGCACTTTATGTAGGGGGCGTAGTGAATGATGCCAATGGTCTGTTCTATGCTTCTGTAGAACAATTTGAAAAGCAGGGTGTGCGTATGCATATGAATCATGAGGTGACTTCCTGTGATGTAAGCAAAAAGCAGTTAGTGGCAAAAGATATGAAAACAAATGAGATCACAGCTGTGGATTATGATAAGTTAATTATTACTTCAGGTTCTTGGCCAGTAACACCACCAATTCCTGGCTCAAATTTGGAGAATGTATTGTTATGTAAAAACTTTGCACATGCCAATGAGATCATTGCGCGTTCTGCATCTGTGGAGAATGTTGTTGTTGTAGGAGCAGGATATATAGGGGTTGAGCTGGTTGAAGCATTTGAGCAAAATGGTAAAAATGTAACATTAATTGATAGTGAAGAAAGAATTCTCAACAGATATTTAGATGAAGGTTTTACAGCTCCTGTTGAAAAATCCTTCGAACAACGTGGCATTACGTTAGCACTTGGTCAGACAGTATCTGAGTTTGCAGGAACAGATGTCGTGGAAAAAGTGATTACCGATCAAGGCGAGTATAAAGCTGATTTAGTGGTTATGTGTATTGGATTCAGACCGAATACACAGCTCTTCAACGGTCAGATTGATATGTTAGGTAATGGTGCCATTGTTGTGAACGAATATATGCAGACAAGTGTAGCGGATGTTTATGCAGCTGGGGATTGTTGTGCGGTAAATTACAATGCAACCAAACAGCCGGCTTATATTCCGCTTGCAACGAACGCTGTAAGAATGGGCACACTTGTGGCGCATAATCTGGTGAAACCTGTATTAGCACATCCAGGAACACAAGGTACTTCCGGATTGAAAATTTATAACCATAACATTGCTTCAACAGGATTAACAGAGCGTGCTGCAGAGATGTCAGGTCTGTCTGTAGATAGTGCATATATTGAAGATACGTGTCGTCCGGAATTTATGCCGGAAAATGCGTTGATCCAATTGAAGCTAGTTTATGAAACAGACACACACCGTATTGTTGGTGCCCAGGTGATATCTGACACTGATTTCACACAGGCGATTAATACAATTAGTGTTTGTATTGCTAACAATATGACCATTGAACAATTGGCTTTAACTGATTTCTTCTTCCAACCACATTTTAACAAGCCTGTGAACTATTTGAATCAGGTAGCATTGGAAGCAATGGCAAAGGAAAACGCGAAAGCAGCTGAGGAATTGAGCAAGGAGCATGCTGTGTTGGTTTAG
- a CDS encoding SMI1/KNR4 family protein, with protein sequence MNKNKLINLINENKEPDDFTGGVDERQINLVQDTLNLKLPESYKWFLSNYGSGGLFGVDILGIAKSNIATVIIETESYRNLGINDNLVVIEDIDEYAYCLDTSKMASNECPVIAWDKQTGLDDYNTAENFYEFLYQRLQDAKEAWEEDF encoded by the coding sequence ATGAATAAAAATAAGCTAATTAACCTTATTAATGAAAATAAAGAACCAGATGATTTTACAGGAGGAGTAGATGAAAGGCAGATTAATTTAGTTCAGGATACTCTAAATTTAAAATTGCCGGAAAGTTATAAGTGGTTTTTAAGTAATTATGGATCTGGTGGTTTATTTGGAGTAGATATTTTAGGGATAGCAAAATCTAATATTGCTACTGTTATTATTGAAACAGAAAGTTATAGAAATTTGGGAATTAATGATAATTTAGTAGTTATTGAGGATATAGATGAATATGCTTATTGTTTAGATACAAGCAAAATGGCGAGTAATGAATGCCCGGTAATAGCTTGGGATAAACAAACAGGGCTGGATGACTACAATACCGCAGAAAATTTTTATGAGTTTTTATATCAAAGGCTACAGGATGCAAAAGAAGCTTGGGAAGAAGATTTTTGA
- a CDS encoding HNH/ENDO VII family nuclease encodes MKTMDTFGEIGQDVWDAAGQRADKMTDSWYDFGNYITFGAVEGIYEGYMHRADKMFDSTYDLFNAFSFGTADMIQGAINPEENFSKEHWLNSIGLAGMVVGARVPAGRAGSGTKATVNKVEGATKTPNATPKPKPDAGKMTIPTIQTLTGKLNWFKAHLPELRVVQDSTGGQHYVFSKRGDGNGNLREYKNYKSVEYNGNTKVNGKVRNTSRRVYQRKDIDYERVDPKTGKNNYQLMKSGKPPIWKDGTKIELHHLIQREPGSMVELPSSMHKEYDRILHGLVENGGSFRNDPVLKKQYENFRTKYWRWRAKEIDIGENYKGDF; translated from the coding sequence ATGAAAACAATGGATACCTTTGGTGAAATTGGCCAAGACGTTTGGGATGCGGCCGGCCAACGTGCAGACAAGATGACAGATTCCTGGTATGATTTCGGTAATTACATCACGTTTGGAGCAGTTGAGGGCATCTATGAAGGATACATGCACCGAGCTGATAAGATGTTCGATTCGACGTATGATTTGTTCAATGCCTTTTCCTTTGGCACAGCGGATATGATTCAGGGAGCCATCAATCCTGAGGAAAACTTTTCAAAAGAGCATTGGCTCAATAGCATCGGATTAGCAGGCATGGTGGTTGGCGCAAGAGTACCTGCAGGAAGAGCTGGCAGTGGAACGAAAGCAACGGTAAATAAGGTGGAAGGAGCAACGAAGACTCCGAATGCTACACCGAAACCGAAACCGGACGCTGGAAAAATGACCATCCCAACGATCCAAACCCTCACTGGGAAGCTTAACTGGTTTAAAGCACATTTGCCTGAACTGCGAGTTGTGCAGGATAGTACGGGTGGTCAGCATTATGTGTTTAGTAAGCGTGGGGATGGGAATGGTAATCTTAGGGAATATAAAAATTATAAGTCAGTAGAGTATAATGGAAATACTAAAGTTAATGGAAAAGTTAGAAACACTAGCAGAAGGGTTTATCAAAGGAAAGACATAGATTACGAAAGAGTTGATCCAAAGACTGGCAAAAATAACTATCAATTAATGAAAAGTGGAAAACCACCAATTTGGAAAGATGGTACTAAAATAGAACTTCACCATTTAATTCAAAGAGAACCTGGATCCATGGTGGAACTCCCGAGTAGTATGCATAAGGAATATGATAGAATATTGCACGGTTTAGTGGAAAATGGCGGGAGTTTTAGAAATGATCCCGTTTTAAAAAAACAATATGAAAATTTTAGAACGAAGTATTGGAGATGGAGGGCTAAAGAAATAGATATTGGCGAAAATTATAAGGGGGATTTTTAA